The following is a genomic window from Calliphora vicina chromosome 5, idCalVici1.1, whole genome shotgun sequence.
ATGAAATCAATTGTAACGGCCACAAATATCGATACACTGCTGGTGGCCAATCATGAGGAAAAGGTTACCGTGCCCCCAGAAGCTGTACAAGACAAGACTGCGTTTATATTCAATAATCTAAGTCAGTTAAATATACCGCAAAAGGTAGAGGAAATCAAAGACATTATGAACAAAGACTACTGGCCTTGGTTGTCACAATATTTGGTACTGAAACGAGCCTCAATGGAATTCAATTTCCATTCGTTGTACTCGAATTTCTTGGATGCTCTTAAGAATCCCGATATTAACAAGTACGTCACCAAGGAGAccttaagaaatattaaagttttattacgTTCCGACAAAGGTGTGGTCAATTTCTCTGACCGCAGTCTGCTTAAAAATCTCGGCCACTGGTTGGGCATAATGACTTTGGGACGTAATAGGCCCATTTTACAATTAGATTTGGACCTCAAGTCGCTGTTGGCCGAGGCCTATCACAAGGGCCAGCACGAGTTGTTGTTTGTGGTGCCGTTTGTGGCCAAAATTCTGGAATCCTCCAACAAATCTAAAGTTTTCAAATCACCAAATCCCTGGACCATGGCCATCATGAATGTATTGGGTGAATTACATCAGGAACCCGAtctgaaattgaatttaaaattcgaaattgaggTGTTGTGTAAGACACTAAACATCGATTTGAACAAATTGAAACCCATTATATACCTCAAGGATCCCTCACGCTATGGCATGATAGAACATCAAATGGCAATACCGAAACAAAAGTCTATAGAGCCTGGTCCctcacagcagcagcagcaacaacaacaacagcagcagcagcaacaacagcaacaacaacagcagcaacagcaacaatcaCAGCAGCAACCAACGCCTACACCACATCAACAACAAATGATGACCGAAGCCGATGCACAGGCCATGATGATGGCCGCCAATGCAGGTGCTGCTGGTGTGGTGGTGCCTGGCACTTCGATACCTTCTCCCAGTATACCCAATGAACAGACGGGACAAATGATGATGCCCGCCCCAGAGCCACGCTACTCGTACGTTGATATTAATGTAACTAATTTCCAGTTGATAGCCCAACATGTGGTACTATCGCCCCAAGTTGCATTCTTACATGTCAATCCGAATATCAAGCATTTGGTATTGAATGCCATCGAGAGGACCATCACCGAATGGCTACAACCTGTCGTGGATCGTTGTGTACGCATTGCTGCTTCCACAACGGAGCAAATTGTACGCAAAGATTTTGCTCTCGATCCCGATGAACATCGCATGCGCACAGCAGCCCATCAAATGGTACGCAATTTAGCCGCTGGCATGGCTATGATTACTTGCAAAGATCAAATCACCCAGACACTGAACAATAATCTAAGGAAGGCCTTTATGACCACTTTACCGGGACCACCCACTTTCCAAGATATCGAAGGTGCCTCCATGCAACTAACCAACGACAATGTCGAATTGGCCTGTGCCTTCATCCAGAAGACAGCAGCCGAAAAAGCCACACCCGAAGTCGACAGACGTTTGGCGGCCGACTTTGAGACACGCAAAATGGCTCGCGAAGAGAATAACCGCTACTTCGATGCACAAACGTTGGCCTACCAAACGGAGCGTTTGCCCGAACAGGTCCGTTTGAAGATGGGCGGAGTACCACCCAATCAATTTGCTGTGTATGCTGAATTTGCCCGCAACATCCCGGGATTTCAAGGCATGAGTGATCGTGATATTGCTTTATTCCTACCCAAGCCCCAGGAAATGCCTCCCACATTTGCCCAAGACGAAATGGGTTTAATGTACACCGAATTGGCCAGCAAAATGGAGACCTTCCTCAATAGCTGTGTCAACAACTCAAATCTCCAGCTACAGGCTAGCAAAATTCATGCTCTGCTAAATGCCCTCATGGTTACACGACGCATCCGTGACAATGATTCGGCCCTCAATCTTCTCACTCGCTGTGTAGAAGGTTTTGTTGAGGGTCTCATCAACATACCCGAACATGTCGAACAAATGAAACTGTATCGTGACATACATTTGCGCATCCTAACACTGCTGCAGAACACATTCAGTGCACCGGCTACTGAACGAGCCATCACTAAGTGTATTTTCGATATACGCGAAGAGGCCCGCTACAATGTGGAGGCCATTAAATTGTTGATAACATCACAATTCCTTAACTTGCACCAGTTTGATTTGGCTTTACGCGACTGCATGGATAATGGCAACAACTTTCTGGCTGTCACTTTTTCCATCACACTAATGGAACGTCTGCTGGTCGATGATCGCTCCACCTCAATTATAGCCGAAACGGAATTTTCGTGCACCACAGATCTGTTAAATCGTTTGACCCAGCACCGTCACCGTTATCCAGAGGCATTATCAAATTTCATTGATATGCATTTTGGGAGTAGCAATACCATGGATGCCGGCACATTTGGGTCCATAACCGATCGTTATTTGGCCGGTGCAACACAATACATACACTCAGGAATGCAACATGTAAGGGTAAGTATTTGAGAAAGTACTTAATAATTCAAAAGAAAGAAACACTGAATCACGATTGATTAATCAATGCTAACCATTATGTATATTTGCTTTGCACTTATAGTCCAACGATTGTGATGATCCACCCGGTTTGCAGgagaaaactgaatttttacTCAAAGATTGGGTCTCAATTTACTCCCAGTCCCATAATCTGTCGAGGGAAACGAAGAATTTCGGTTCATTTGTGCAAAAAATGAATCTCTATGGCATTCTTAAAACAGACGATTTGATTACTCGCTTCTTCCGCCAGGCCACACAGTTTTGCATTGATTTGGTGTATCGCATCTTCAACGATCCCTCACACACACCGGTGCAGGCCAAGACGAAAATCTTTCACTGGATCGATGCGTTCGTGCATTTAATAGCTTTACTTGTAAGACATTCGGGAGAATCTGGTAATCCGACCACAAAAATCAATCTCCTTAACAAAGTGTTGGGTATTGTACTGGGCATTCTGCTGCAAGACCAAGAAGTCCATGGTGTAACCTTCCAACAGCTTGGATATCACCGTTTCTTTGTTATGCTATTCCTTGAGCTGAGCTCATCTGATGCCGTTTTGGAGTCTCTGATGCATAGCATTGTTACCGCATTCTCGCATACCTATCATCTCTTGAATCCATCGCTCGCTCCAGGATTTTGCTATGCATGGCTTGAGTTGATCTCACATCGTGTCTTTATCGGACGTATACTTGCCCAGATCCCTCAACAGAAGGGTTGGCCTCTCTATGCCCAGTTGCTTTTGGACTTGTTCAAGTATCTGGCGCCTTTCCTGCGGAACGCCGAACTAGCGAAGCCAGTACAGATGCTGTATAAAGGAACGCTGCGTGTTCTGCTAGTACTTTTGCATGATTTCCCCGAGTTTTTGTGCGATTATCACTTTGGCTTCTGTGATGCCATACCGCCCAACTGCATACAAATGCGCAATATTATCTTGGCAGCTTTTCCGCGCAACATGCGCCTACCCGATCCTTTTACACCCCACCTCAAAGTGGACATGTTGGCCGAAACAGCAACAGCACCAAAAATTTGCTCCAACTACGTTATCAACATACAGCCGGCCAACTTCAAGAAGGATCTCGATTCGTATTTGAAAGCAAGAGCTCCGGTCACTTTTCTCTCCGAGTTACGTAGTCACTTGCAAATCTCCAACGAGCCGGGTTCACGTTACAACATACAGCTGATGAACGCTCTAGTATTGTATGTGGGTACTCAGGCAATTGCACATATTAGGTAAGTAACATGAacggttttatttgttttcaaatttgtttaatgttttaatttttttttttgtagaaataaaaactttgttcCCAATACCTCGAATATTGCCCACAGTGCTCATATGGACATATTCCAAAATCTAGCGGTCGACTTAGATACCGAGGGACGTTATCTATTCCTCAATGCTATTGCCAATCAGTTGCGCTATCCCAACAGTCATACTCATTACTTTAGTTGTGCTGTGCTACATCTTTTCGCCGAGGCCAATTCGGAGGCCATACAAGAACAAATCACCAGAGTTTTACTCGAGCGTGTCATTGTCAGTCGTCCACATCCTTGGGGCCTGTTAATCACCTTCATCGAATTGATTAAGAAtccaatttataaattttggcaGCATGATTTTGTGCATTGTGCTCCGGAGATATCAAAGtgagtaattttattttgtttgttgtttaatttGGCATTCCATTGGTAATTTCCATAAATATAATAACCAAATtctattatttgttttacttgtttttcgtaatgtttaaaaaaacctttttaatgaaacaaaaaataaatttcgaaattttataaggaaaacaacaacacaattttgtttcttattgtTGTTATCCATATAAATTTTCGcagtaaatacaaattttgtaaactttatttaataatttctaaaCTTTTACCTTTTCTTAGGCTCTTTGAAACTGTAGCACGTTCTTGCATGGTTAAATCAAATCATCCCCAGCAGATGAATAATATGGATGGAGAAATCCaagatattaattaaatttaatttaaaactcatCGCCAGTCAAACCAATTGAATGATTGGATGGATTCATGAATGAATGTGAATTCTCGttttaaaatattggaaaactgattaaaaattaacaaacaaaaaaaaaacaacacatatGATAAAGGAAGAAAgtaattgtttcttttttaagcTAAAGATAAATTATCCCACATATAAAAATGATTTACGGTTTAAGAGATTGCAACCCAtttctaattttatatttatgtgtttttaattttattttttagttattatttataatatagagagaaaaaacttgaaaaaatcaaaaaaaaaaatacaaaaaaaaattaaatttttaaaattaataattataattctgtaagtagtttaatatataatttttgtgaaaagaaatcaatatatatatataataaaattataataataaaaaagaaaatgaaaaaaagaaaaccactttaaattaaattttaaaattaaatcttttttgatgtattatattaataaaataaataacaacaaacgaaaattattgaaaattaaaaaagatcatttgtttttatttttcgaacaaataaacacaaataattaaaaacgaaaatatttgtaaaaaaaaaaaatataaaaaataactttggaaGAACGAACAATAAGTAGAAAGTTTATGTTGCAAAAACTAACAAATCATGTAAATAATTACATTTATCATTTGGTTGGAAAGCCACCACTAAATCAATCTCCCAAATAAACCTAGAAATAACAGattgatacattttgtttaaactttatttcCGCCAACATCAAATAAACAACCTTATTCTACTTCTAcctaccaaaacaaaaaaaaataataaatgatttttaacaaatcttaactaaatgtatttataactgtttttatgttttccaaatgtttagcaaaacaaataccagcaacaacaactcaaacttaaaattttttaaatgtataaaaaaccaacaaataaatatttgcaaaaataaa
Proteins encoded in this region:
- the Not1 gene encoding CCR4-NOT transcription complex subunit 1 isoform X2 yields the protein MNLDHLKLTLTQIGNLVKQINKKNFAETTVSLNQLIEEFGLEADRHCLRCLFSSINFSDPILTSTSPTSSIQQHQQQLQAKLLQQQLEKQLSRASHISNICFAIDNCWPQQKSLNPTNQLINQIVRVTGINKLCECILSLSLTHSQQVELRTYAAEQLSKALPELIDSYLGKSLQSAGVISSLHDVSLDLLQLLLTCLDTYVGKASLREQFIEKLREEFPRDRVPLILAPYLYSTLFEATTTTTVEAEAAGATEEIPNDFGLLASSVNSTNGYVCVEVPIEEIYDNICETIFSHHDHNNIMDTSWINLILEIGYEFTSSVEDCKNHLRSGTTGNGTGSGAGGGGAGSGSGSRDLQPQDVAKIIGLMCRRHTSLLDCNVNLPTPANFWPQQQATQNANQQQQQQNANNNNENSSGNADKSNNGNDKKDKAPGGNSSSGSGSTDTTQAWKPDVFVQALKEVQPQLNWKDVCQELDHPEFILKDRIGLDLLLTIFRLATQSTLFPYPEYIYRHWQNVEGQFSLIAVMLKNPDLFSFADYIFNASPVEILKTPPDTENKEICAWKSLHLVEVLLYVAEHGYYAPVHELFKFPAQHCPDVLFLSLLHINPPLTGLRQELFNQLVPTFLANHPNSGVILASAWNSNHFSMTLRPIIMHAMSEWYLRGTEYDQVKLSRILDVAQDLKALSTLLNARSFVFVIDLACLASRREYLKLEKWLSDKIRDHGETFIQAILKCLQRRCPQVTNAKIPDDQLPPKQAQLPPETVNTMLSCLQACIGNVPHDIAEIIMQMTANCSIMANKARAAAAAAVQQGPLVPPQNAMRGHRGMDMTAAGVGGVPGGVPPPFSANLNAQQMFGTTMDTLSNLTTNIAGLNLGGPNGAFNFGNVLNTLVSTPASPSRLMNPAAASPYPLNPMQMAAPPPSVGGLGRMPPSAQQPTPTPPNSNNPIIADFQGPVSKEIEDEANSYFQRIYNHPPHPTLSIDEVLDILQRFKESNIRREQEVYQCMLRNLFEEYRFFAHYPEKELQITAQLFGGIIERNLVPTFVALGLALRCVLDALRKPEGSKLYYFGITALDRFKTRLHTYNKYCEYIRSIPHFKDFPPHLLQYVEYGFLGQEPPAAKLQMLMSSGGGGGGNQPPPDSIYRSNSVTGNIVTTPTQQKPMVVAQSIHPARMKSIVTATNIDTLLVANHEEKVTVPPEAVQDKTAFIFNNLSQLNIPQKVEEIKDIMNKDYWPWLSQYLVLKRASMEFNFHSLYSNFLDALKNPDINKYVTKETLRNIKVLLRSDKGVVNFSDRSLLKNLGHWLGIMTLGRNRPILQLDLDLKSLLAEAYHKGQHELLFVVPFVAKILESSNKSKVFKSPNPWTMAIMNVLGELHQEPDLKLNLKFEIEVLCKTLNIDLNKLKPIIYLKDPSRYGMIEHQMAIPKQKSIEPGPSQQQQQQQQQQQQQQQQQQQQQQQQSQQQPTPTPHQQQMMTEADAQAMMMAANAGAAGVVVPGTSIPSPSIPNEQTGQMMMPAPEPRYSYVDINVTNFQLIAQHVVLSPQVAFLHVNPNIKHLVLNAIERTITEWLQPVVDRCVRIAASTTEQIVRKDFALDPDEHRMRTAAHQMVRNLAAGMAMITCKDQITQTLNNNLRKAFMTTLPGPPTFQDIEGASMQLTNDNVELACAFIQKTAAEKATPEVDRRLAADFETRKMAREENNRYFDAQTLAYQTERLPEQVRLKMGGVPPNQFAVYAEFARNIPGFQGMSDRDIALFLPKPQEMPPTFAQDEMGLMYTELASKMETFLNSCVNNSNLQLQASKIHALLNALMVTRRIRDNDSALNLLTRCVEGFVEGLINIPEHVEQMKLYRDIHLRILTLLQNTFSAPATERAITKCIFDIREEARYNVEAIKLLITSQFLNLHQFDLALRDCMDNGNNFLAVTFSITLMERLLVDDRSTSIIAETEFSCTTDLLNRLTQHRHRYPEALSNFIDMHFGSSNTMDAGTFGSITDRYLAGATQYIHSGMQHSNDCDDPPGLQEKTEFLLKDWVSIYSQSHNLSRETKNFGSFVQKMNLYGILKTDDLITRFFRQATQFCIDLVYRIFNDPSHTPVQAKTKIFHWIDAFVHLIALLVRHSGESGNPTTKINLLNKVLGIVLGILLQDQEVHGVTFQQLGYHRFFVMLFLELSSSDAVLESLMHSIVTAFSHTYHLLNPSLAPGFCYAWLELISHRVFIGRILAQIPQQKGWPLYAQLLLDLFKYLAPFLRNAELAKPVQMLYKGTLRVLLVLLHDFPEFLCDYHFGFCDAIPPNCIQMRNIILAAFPRNMRLPDPFTPHLKVDMLAETATAPKICSNYVINIQPANFKKDLDSYLKARAPVTFLSELRSHLQISNEPGSRYNIQLMNALVLYVGTQAIAHIRNKNFVPNTSNIAHSAHMDIFQNLAVDLDTEGRYLFLNAIANQLRYPNSHTHYFSCAVLHLFAEANSEAIQEQITRVLLERVIVSRPHPWGLLITFIELIKNPIYKFWQHDFVHCAPEISKLFETVARSCMVKSNHPQQMNNMDGEIQDIN
- the Not1 gene encoding CCR4-NOT transcription complex subunit 1 isoform X1 — its product is MNLDHLKLTLTQIGNLVKQINKKNFAETTVSLNQLIEEFGLEADRHCLRCLFSSINFSDPILTSTSPTSSIQQHQQQLQAKLLQQQLEKQLSRASHISNICFAIDNCWPQQKSLNPTNQLINQIVRVTGINKLCECILSLSLTHSQQVELRTYAAEQLSKALPELIDSYLGKSLQSAGVISSLHDVSLDLLQLLLTCLDTYVGKASLREQFIEKLREEFPRDRVPLILAPYLYSTLFEATTTTTVEAEAAGATEEIPNDFGLLASSVNSTNGYVCVEVPIEEIYDNICETIFSHHDHNNIMDTSWINLILEIGYEFTSSVEDCKNHLRSGTTGNGTGSGAGGGGAGSGSGSRDLQPQDVAKIIGLMCRRHTSLLDCNVNLPTPANFWPQQQATQNANQQQQQQNANNNNENSSGNADKSNNGNDKKDKAPGGNSSSGSGSTDTTQAWKPDVFVQALKEVQPQLNWKDVCQELDHPEFILKDRIGLDLLLTIFRLATQSTLFPYPEYIYRHWQNVEGQFSLIAVMLKNPDLFSFADYIFNASPVEILKTPPDTENKEICAWKSLHLVEVLLYVAEHGYYAPVHELFKFPAQHCPDVLFLSLLHINPPLTGLRQELFNQLVPTFLANHPNSGVILASAWNSNHFSMTLRPIIMHAMSEWYLRGTEYDQVKLSRILDVAQDLKALSTLLNARSFVFVIDLACLASRREYLKLEKWLSDKIRDHGETFIQAILKCLQRRCPQVTNAKIPDDQLPPKQAQLPPETVNTMLSCLQACIGNVPHDIAEIIMQMTANCSIMANKARAAAAAAVQQGPLVPPQNAMRGHRGMDMTAAGVGGVPGGVPPPFSANLNAQQMFGTTMDTLSNLTTNIAGLNLGGPNGAFNFGNVLNTLVSTPASPSRLMNPAAASPYPLNPMQMAAPPPSVGGLGRMPPSAQQPTPTPPNSNNPIIADFQGPVSKEIEDEANSYFQRIYNHPPHPTLSIDEVLDILQRFKESNIRREQEVYQCMLRNLFEEYRFFAHYPEKELQITAQLFGGIIERNLVPTFVALGLALRCVLDALRKPEGSKLYYFGITALDRFKTRLHTYNKYCEYIRSIPHFKDFPPHLLQYVEYGFLGQEPPAAKLQMLMSSGGGGGGNQPPPDSIYRSNSVTGNIVTTPTQQKPMVVAQSIHPARMKSIVTATNIDTLLVANHEEKVTVPPEAVQDKTAFIFNNLSQLNIPQKVEEIKDIMNKDYWPWLSQYLVLKRASMEFNFHSLYSNFLDALKNPDINKYVTKETLRNIKVLLRSDKGVVNFSDRSLLKNLGHWLGIMTLGRNRPILQLDLDLKSLLAEAYHKGQHELLFVVPFVAKILESSNKSKVFKSPNPWTMAIMNVLGELHQEPDLKLNLKFEIEVLCKTLNIDLNKLKPIIYLKDPSRYGMIEHQMAIPKQKSIEPGPSQQQQQQQQQQQQQQQQQQQQQQQQSQQQPTPTPHQQQMMTEADAQAMMMAANAGAAGVVVPGTSIPSPSIPNEQTGQMMMPAPEPRYSYVDINVTNFQLIAQHVVLSPQVAFLHVNPNIKHLVLNAIERTITEWLQPVVDRCVRIAASTTEQIVRKDFALDPDEHRMRTAAHQMVRNLAAGMAMITCKDQITQTLNNNLRKAFMTTLPGPPTFQDIEGASMQLTNDNVELACAFIQKTAAEKATPEVDRRLAADFETRKMAREENNRYFDAQTLAYQTERLPEQVRLKMGGVPPNQFAVYAEFARNIPGFQGMSDRDIALFLPKPQEMPPTFAQDEMGLMYTELASKMETFLNSCVNNSNLQLQASKIHALLNALMVTRRIRDNDSALNLLTRCVEGFVEGLINIPEHVEQMKLYRDIHLRILTLLQNTFSAPATERAITKCIFDIREEARYNVEAIKLLITSQFLNLHQFDLALRDCMDNGNNFLAVTFSITLMERLLVDDRSTSIIAETEFSCTTDLLNRLTQHRHRYPEALSNFIDMHFGSSNTMDAGTFGSITDRYLAGATQYIHSGMQHVRSNDCDDPPGLQEKTEFLLKDWVSIYSQSHNLSRETKNFGSFVQKMNLYGILKTDDLITRFFRQATQFCIDLVYRIFNDPSHTPVQAKTKIFHWIDAFVHLIALLVRHSGESGNPTTKINLLNKVLGIVLGILLQDQEVHGVTFQQLGYHRFFVMLFLELSSSDAVLESLMHSIVTAFSHTYHLLNPSLAPGFCYAWLELISHRVFIGRILAQIPQQKGWPLYAQLLLDLFKYLAPFLRNAELAKPVQMLYKGTLRVLLVLLHDFPEFLCDYHFGFCDAIPPNCIQMRNIILAAFPRNMRLPDPFTPHLKVDMLAETATAPKICSNYVINIQPANFKKDLDSYLKARAPVTFLSELRSHLQISNEPGSRYNIQLMNALVLYVGTQAIAHIRNKNFVPNTSNIAHSAHMDIFQNLAVDLDTEGRYLFLNAIANQLRYPNSHTHYFSCAVLHLFAEANSEAIQEQITRVLLERVIVSRPHPWGLLITFIELIKNPIYKFWQHDFVHCAPEISKLFETVARSCMVKSNHPQQMNNMDGEIQDIN